The sequence TTCTAATCTCATCGTTAATTCTGTCCATTAAAAGAGAAATATAGTTCATTTGCAGCTGTTTCCAGGGTCTTCCTTCATATACTTCGTCCAGGATTACCCAGATAAATGACCCCAGTAGTATGAGACTTGCAAGGATGAATAGAAACGAATAAGATTTTTCTTCTTCTTTCTTCATAAAACTACATGCGTTATGTAATCAATATAGAATCGCCTGAGACAATTTTCTTCTGTGCTTCTTCTAAAACTATAGCGTTTTTAATACAAATCCTTTCACACTCTCCACAACTAACGCAATCCGCCGGCGTTATCAGTGCAGCACTACCGTTAATTTCAAAAGGCATTATGGCGCTATTAATCCCCAGACAATTAAACGGACAGATAGTAACGCAAGCCTCGCATCCGCTGCAAAATTTCTGATCGACAACCGGCTTTGGCCTCTCTTTTAAACTTACTTTCTTACAAACATTGCCGGAAGGATCTTTAACGGCAGATGACGCACAGGCCATACCACACACACCACACTCTATACAAAGTGATGCTATAATATAATGGTTCTCTCTCACCTTGCCGGAAATAGCTCCCATCGGACACTGCTTCGCGCAAGCAGTACAACCGGTGCATTTGTTAGTGATTTCATATGGCATAAGTTTCTCTATAAAAGATAGCTATGCAAATAGATTATTGTTGCAGTGTTTGTGGTTGCTCTTATAATTTTTGTACTTATCTAAATGTTAAACCATGGTGTTACCCATATGTATTTCATGTGAAATATCAACCTCAAGAACATCTTTATCGGTAATCCAATCATTGACCAGAAAAGAAATGACACAGTTATATATCTTATGAGTCCTAGCTTCTGAAGATTTTTACTGTTCCTGGCTTTCATAACTACATAGGGAATTACCATGCCGAGAAGATAATATAATGTTACAACACTGCCTCCTGTAATAGAACCTGATACCGATCTTGAATCGATACCAAGGAATTGCGTAAAATCATAATTTGTTTCAGCGACAATAGTGTGTGGGACCCACTCCTGCCATGGCCAGTACCATAACCAGCCGGTCCCACGAAAAAAAACACCAACTACTATCAGTATCACCCATAAGAACAGAAAACCAAAACTAAACACTGAGACTGCAAACTTTCGTTCTCTGATCGTGTAATACCCACTGCCTTTTGGATTAATATCGATGTAGGGGATGGCCATTAAGCCGACAATAATCAACAGGGGAAAAAGTACTCCTGCAATCCAGGGATCGAAATAAACAAGCATTTCCTGTAAACCAAGAAAATACCAGGGTGCTTTTGAAGGGTTAGGGGTGATGTTAGGATCGGCAAATTCCTCCAGTGGCGCATTTCTTAGTACACCCCAGACAAGCAAACCTGCCGTGACAAAAATGGCAACTAAAAATTCCTTTCTTACAAGGAACGGCCATGTCAGAACTTTGTCCTTTCCTGATTGCCCTTCAGGCGGCCACTTACCTTGTTTTTGCAAACGATCATTCTTGATAGCTTCCCGAAAAGCGACTACTGCAAAGAAAAACACTGCGATGCCAAAAAGGGCTATTACCTCATTGTCTTTAAGAAATAAGATGTGTATTATATTTGACATAATAATTCCAGTGATAAAAAGAGTGTGAGTTTCTGCTTACCGTCAGGTAGGCGAAAATTCACACAACACAATAGTTCATAATTTTACTGAATATTAGCATATTCAAAGCCGAAGGATAATGATAGCACTCAATTCAGTAATTACAAAGAACCTGAAAAGCCGTCTTTCCTGACCCTCCATAAATGCACACCAATTAAAAGGGCGACAAATAAAGGAATGGCAATACAGTGCCATACATAAGCCCTTAGCAATGCGTTTTTCTCTACGCTTGAACCTCCCAATAACGCGAAACGGACATCATTATGTGCCGTCATTCCCAATTGTTCTCCAAATGGTCCTTCATGCCCAAGTAGCGGTGTAGCTCCTGCCATATTTGTCCCTACGGTAATTGCCCACACCCCCAGTTGGTCCCATGTTAGCAGGTAACCGGTAAAGCTGAGTAGCAGAGTTAAAACTAACAGACCGACACCTATTAACCAGTTAAACTCCCTCGGAGCTTTATACGAACCTGTCATAAATACCCTGTACATATGGATCATGACCGTAATGACCATCAAATGACCTCCCCACCTGTGTATATTGCGCAGTATCTTTCCAAACGGGACACTGTAATGAAGGTCCTTTATATCCCAGTATGCTTCACCGATAGAAGGGTGATAATAAAACATCAGGTATACACCTGTTAACGTAAGGAAAAGAAACAGAAAGAAGGTAATTCCTCCCATGCACCAGGTATACTTCAAGGCCAGTGCGTGTCTTGATAAGCTAACCGGATGCAGGTGCAAGAAAAAATTACCAACCACCGCCAATACCCTGCTGCGTTTTGTATCGTCATGTTTGCGCCTGAAAATCGATTTCCAGATCTGTGAACTTGTTACATATCTCTTTATCTTCTCGTCTTTCTCTTTATCCATTACTTGGTTTTCCCATTATATCTTTTTAAACACTGATAAAGGCACCTGGTTTATCCCATTGTCG comes from Candidatus Scalindua japonica and encodes:
- a CDS encoding cytochrome C — encoded protein: MSNIIHILFLKDNEVIALFGIAVFFFAVVAFREAIKNDRLQKQGKWPPEGQSGKDKVLTWPFLVRKEFLVAIFVTAGLLVWGVLRNAPLEEFADPNITPNPSKAPWYFLGLQEMLVYFDPWIAGVLFPLLIIVGLMAIPYIDINPKGSGYYTIRERKFAVSVFSFGFLFLWVILIVVGVFFRGTGWLWYWPWQEWVPHTIVAETNYDFTQFLGIDSRSVSGSITGGSVVTLYYLLGMVIPYVVMKARNSKNLQKLGLIRYITVSFLFWSMIGLPIKMFLRLIFHMKYIWVTPWFNI
- a CDS encoding cytochrome b N-terminal domain-containing protein — its product is MDKEKDEKIKRYVTSSQIWKSIFRRKHDDTKRSRVLAVVGNFFLHLHPVSLSRHALALKYTWCMGGITFFLFLFLTLTGVYLMFYYHPSIGEAYWDIKDLHYSVPFGKILRNIHRWGGHLMVITVMIHMYRVFMTGSYKAPREFNWLIGVGLLVLTLLLSFTGYLLTWDQLGVWAITVGTNMAGATPLLGHEGPFGEQLGMTAHNDVRFALLGGSSVEKNALLRAYVWHCIAIPLFVALLIGVHLWRVRKDGFSGSL
- a CDS encoding 4Fe-4S binding protein — protein: MPYEITNKCTGCTACAKQCPMGAISGKVRENHYIIASLCIECGVCGMACASSAVKDPSGNVCKKVSLKERPKPVVDQKFCSGCEACVTICPFNCLGINSAIMPFEINGSAALITPADCVSCGECERICIKNAIVLEEAQKKIVSGDSILIT